CTTCCCCGTCGGCGTCGCGGAGGTCGGCGCTGCCGGGGCGGCGGACGTCGTCACCCCGTCGGCGGAGGTTCGCTCCGCGTCCGCTGGCTCCTTGAAGTCGACCTTGCCCATGTGCTTGCTCATGGACTTCATCAGGCCCCACACCGCCACCGCCATCGCCGCGAAGACGATGAAGCCGAGGACGCCGGGGGTGACCTTGTTCTCGTCGACCTCCTTGGCCAGGGGGACGAGGTGCGTCATTGCCAGGCTCACGCTTGCGCTCATGTCAGGCATTGTCGCGGATGCCCGCAAAGAGGTCGGCCTCGGGGAGGGAGGTATCGACGCGGGACTTCGCGAGCTCGTACTCCTCCGTGGGCCAGACCTCCTTCTGGATCTCCATCGGCACCCGGAACCAGCCGCCGTCGGGGTCGATCTGCGTGGCGTGGGCGATCAGCGCCTTGTCGCGGATCTCGTAGAAGTCGGCGCACGGGACGTGCGTGGTGAGCGTGCGCTCCTTCTGGCCGAACTCCTCCCACCGCTTGAGCCACTCCCCGTAGGGGGACTCCAGGCCGCGGTCGAGCATCGCGTGGTGCAGCGCCTCGGTGCGGGGCCGGTTGAAGCCCTGGTTGTAGTACAGCTTCAGCGGCCGGTAGGCGGGCCCGAACTCGCCCTCGGGGTACTTCTCGGTGTCGTCCGCGCCCTCGAAGGCCACCATCGAGATCTTGTGGGTCATGATGTGGTCGGGGTGGGGGTAGCCGCCGTTCTCGTCATAGGTGGTGATCACCTGGGGACGGAAGGTGCGGATCTGCTTCACCAGCTCGCCGGCCGCCTTGTCGACGTCCTCGAGGGCGAAGCAGCCCTCGGGCAGCGGCGGCAGGGGGTCGCCCTCGGGCAGACCCGAGTCGATGAATCCGAGCCACTCCTGCCTGATGCCGAGGATCTCGCGGGCCTCGTCCATCTCCTTCTTGCGTACCTCGTGGATGTGCTCCTCGATGTACTTGTCGCCCTGAAGCTTGGGATTGAGGATGGAGCCGCGTTCCCCGCCCGTGCAGGTCACCACCAGCACGTCCACCCCCTCGGACACGTACTTCGCCATGGTGGCCGCGCCCTTGCTCGACTCGTCGTCGGGGTGCGCGTGAACGGCCATCAGTCGCAGCTGGTCAGTCAAGACTCAATCCTCGGTAAGTCGGCGCCCGGTGTGAACCGGCGCGATCGCAGGCTTCTATAGTGACCGAATCGGGGGGCGAATAATTCCGCGCCGGGAGGACGATCATGAGTACGGCGAGCACGCGACTGCCCGAGGGCCGCTACGGCCGTTCCTCGGACGAGCGCGCCGACCGCAAACTCAAGATCGCCGGCGCCGTGCTCGGCGCGTTCCTGCTCGCGCTGATCGGCTACTTCGCCTACCACTACGTCGGCCAGAACAAGATCAGTGCCGAGGTGATCACCTTCAAGGCGACCTCGGACGAGGCGGTGGAGCTCCATCTGGAGGTCCGCAAGGACTCCGGTGCGAGCGGCTACTGCACGGTGCGCTCACAGGCGGCCGACGGCGCCGAGGTGGGCCGGGCGGACTTCCGCTTCTCCGGTTCACACACGCGGATCGACCGGACGGTCACGCTCCGTACGACGGCGAAGGGCACGACGGCGGAGCTGCTCGGCTGTCACGCCGACTGACGGCGGGGCCGCCCGAGCGCAGGGGCATCCTCCGCAATACGTAGGGGCTGACCTGCGGCGACGTAATTCTCATGGCTTATGTCCTCCCCCTTCGGCCGCTGAATTGTTAGGCTCGTGGTTTCGCCCATCACCTGAGGAACATGCTTCTGGTAGGGCGATGCTTTGTATTTCCCAGTACCGACGAGGAGCACCTGTGACCCAGACCAGCGAGTCCGTCACCTGGCTGACCCAGGAGGCGTACAACAAGCTCAAGGTCGAGCTTGAGTACCTTACTGGTCCTGCGCGCACGGAGATCGCCGCCAAGATCGCGGCCGCGCGCGAGGAGGGGGACCTGCGTGAGAACGGTGGGTACCACGCGGCCAAGGAGGAGCAGGGCAAGCAGGAGCTCCGTGTGCGCCAGCTGACCCAGCTTCTCGACAACGCCAAGGTCGGCGAGGCCCCGGCTTCCACGGACGGCGCGGTGGCGCCCGGCATGGTCGTGACGATCGCCTTCGACGGTGACGAGGACGACACCACGACGTTCCTCCTCGCCTCGCGCGAGTACGCGAGCTCCGACATCGAGACCTACTCGCCTCAGTCCCCGCTCGGCACCGGCGTGATCGGCCACAAGGTCGGCGAGGACGCGGAGTACGAGCTGCCCAACGGCAAGAAGGCCTCCGTGCGCATCCTCAAGGCCGAGCCCTACAGCGGCTGACCGGCCACCGTCCGTCGCCCTTGCTGTGCCGAAGCCCCCGGCGCCCACCCGCCGGGGGCTTCGTCATGCCCGGGCTGCGTTGCTCCCGATCCCGGGGACGATCACGCCGTTGCCGAGCGGTACTTGCGGACCGCCAGCGTCCGGAAGATCACGACGATCAGGATCGAGTAGATGAGCGAGGCCCAGACCGGGTGCTGCATGGGCCAGGCGTCGGACGACGACTGACCGGGGTTGGCGAAGAGCACCCGGCACGCCTGGACGGTGGCGCTGAACGGGTTCCACTCGGCGATGTGACGCAGCCAGGGCGTCATGTTGCTGGTGTCCACGAAGGCGTTGGAGATGAAGGTCACCGGGAAGAGCCAGATCAGTCCGCCGGAGGTGGCTGCCTCAGGAGTGCGGACGCTCAGGCCGATCAGAGCGCCGATCCAGGTGAACGCGTAGCCGAGCAGGAGCAGCAGCCCGAAGGCGGCCAGCACCCGGGCGGCGTTGGTGTCACCGTAGGAGCCCACCCGCCAGCCGACCAGGACGGCGACCACCGCGAGGACCAGCAGCGTGAGCGCCGTCTGCACGAGGTCGGCGAGGGTACGGCCGGTGAGCACCGCGCCGCGCGCCATGGGCAGGGAGCGGAAGCGGTCGATGAGGCCCTTGTGCATGTCGTCGGCGATGCCCGCGCCGGCGCCTGCGGTGGCGAAGGTGACGGTCTGCGCGAAGATGCCCGCCATCAGGAAGTTCGTGTAGGCGGTGGCGCTCGTACTGCCGCCGATCTTCATGGACCCGCCGAAGACGTAGGTGAACAGCACCACGAACATGATCGGCTGGATGAGCCCGAAAATGACCATCTCCGGGATGCGGGACATCCGGATCAGGTTGCGCTTGGCGATGACCAGCGAGTCGCGGACGGACTGTCCGAGGGGATGTGCGGGCTTGGGCGCCGGGCCGCGTACGGCGTCGGTGACGGCACTCATTTGACGGTCTCCCTCTCGGTCTGTCCGGTCTGGCCGTTGCGTCGGTTCTCTTCGTTCTCCTCGGCCTCGCGCTCGGCCACGTGCCCGGTGAGGGACAGGAAGACGTCGTCGAGGGTGGGGCGGCGCAGGCCGATGTCGTCGATCTCGATGCCCCGGGTGTCGAGCTCGCGGATGACCTCGGCGAGGAGCTTGGCGCCGCCGGTGACGGGCACGGTGAGCTTGCGCGTGTGCTGCTCGACCGTGGTCTCGCCCTTGCCGAACCCGGTCAGTACCTCGACGGCGGTGGCGATGTGGTCGCGTTCGTGCACCACGACCTCCACGCGCTCGCCGCCGGTGCGGGCCTTGAGCTCGTCGGAGGTGCCGCGGGCGATGACCCGGCCGTGGTCGACGACCGCGATGTCGTGCGCGAGATGGTCGGCCTCTTCGAGGTACTGGGTGGTGAGCAGCAGCGTCGTGCCGCCGGAGACCAGTCGCTTGATCACTTCCCACAGCATCTGGCGGTTGCGCGGGTCGAGGCCGGTCGTCGGCTCGTCCATGAACATCACGGGCGGCGAGACGACCAGCGCCGCGGCCAGGTCGAGCCGGCGGCGCATGCCTCCGGAGTAGGTCTTGGCGGTGCGGTCGGCGGCGTCCGCGAGGTCGAACTGCTCGAGGAGTTCGACGGCCCGGGCCTTCGCCGCGCCGGACTTCATCTGGTAGAGCCGGCCCACCATCTGGAGGTTCTCGCGGCCGGTGAGGTATTCGTCGACCGCCGCGAACTGGCCGGACAGGCCGATCGAACGGCGCACCTCGTTGGGGTGCTTGAGCACGTCGAGGCCGGCGACGACGGCCCGGCCGCGGTCGGGGCGCAGGAGTGTGGTCAGGCAGCGGACCGTGGTGGTCTTGCCCGCGCCGTTCGGTCCGAGCAGGCCCAGCACGGTGCCCTCCGGGACGTCCAGGTCCACGCCGTCCAGAGCCTTTACGTCACCGAAGGTCTTCACCAGGCCTTCGGCGTAGATGGCACCTGGCATATCAGTCTCCACGTCGTTGAGGATTCTTCGGAAAGCCTAGGTTCGTGCTTGTTCGTTCCGCCCGGTCGGACATGGGGGGACGGCGTGACACACACCATAACGCGATGTATCGCGTCTCACAACGGTGTTTCTCGAACGAGTGACGCAGGGACCCCCGACCTCGGAACGGGGCCCCCGAAGCTCCCCGCCGACCTCAGTCGATGACGGTGTAACCGGCGTCGCGCAGGGCTCGGCCGACCTCGGCGCAGTGCGCCGGTCCCTTCGTCTCCAGGTGCAGTTCGACCTCCGCCTCGGTCAGCCCGAGCCGGGGGTCGGTCCGCAGATGGCTCACGTCCAAGACGTTAGCGTCCACCACTGACAACGCCCCCAGAAGTGTGGCGAGAGCGCCCGGCCGGTCCGTCAGCCGCAGGCGTACGGCCAGGTAGCGGCCCTGCGCCGCCATTCCGTGCCGCAGGACGCGCTCCATCAGCACCGGGTCCACGTTGCCGCCGGACAGCACGGCGACGACCGGGCCCTCGAAGGCGCCGGGCGCGCTGAGCAGAGCGGCCACCGGGCTCGCCCCCGCCGGCTCGACGACCAGCTTGGCCCGCTCCAGGCACAGCAGCAGCGCCGCGGCCAGCTCGTCCTCCGTCACCGTGCGCACCTCGTCCACCAGGTCGCCGACGAGGGAGAACGGCACATCGCCCGGGCGGCCCACCTTGATGCCGTCGGCCATCGTGACCGGGTTGCTGATCGCCACCGGGCGCCCGGCCGCCAGCGAGGGCGGGTACGCCGCCGCCCCCGCCGCCTGCACCCCGACGATCCGCACGTCCGGCCGCAGCGCCTTCACCGCGACCGCGATACCCGCCGCCAGCCCGCCGCCGCCGATCCCGACGACGATCGTGCGCACCTCGGGGCACTGCTCCAGGATCTCCAGACCGACCGTGCCCTGCCCCGCGATGATGTCGGGGTGGTCGAAGGGGTGGATGAACACCGCCCCCGTCGCGGCCGCGTACTCCTGCGCCGCGGCCAGCGTCTCGTCGACCACCTGACCGTGCAGGCGCACCTCGGCGCCGTACTCACGGGTGGCGCTGATCTTGGGGAGCGGGGCGCCCTGGGGCATGAACACCGTGGAACGCACACCCAGCACCGTCGAGGCCAGCGCCACGCCCTGCGCGTGGTTGCCCGCGCTCGCCGCCACGACCCCG
This Streptomyces sp. NBC_00377 DNA region includes the following protein-coding sequences:
- the mca gene encoding mycothiol conjugate amidase Mca — protein: MAVHAHPDDESSKGAATMAKYVSEGVDVLVVTCTGGERGSILNPKLQGDKYIEEHIHEVRKKEMDEAREILGIRQEWLGFIDSGLPEGDPLPPLPEGCFALEDVDKAAGELVKQIRTFRPQVITTYDENGGYPHPDHIMTHKISMVAFEGADDTEKYPEGEFGPAYRPLKLYYNQGFNRPRTEALHHAMLDRGLESPYGEWLKRWEEFGQKERTLTTHVPCADFYEIRDKALIAHATQIDPDGGWFRVPMEIQKEVWPTEEYELAKSRVDTSLPEADLFAGIRDNA
- a CDS encoding DUF4307 domain-containing protein, with product MSTASTRLPEGRYGRSSDERADRKLKIAGAVLGAFLLALIGYFAYHYVGQNKISAEVITFKATSDEAVELHLEVRKDSGASGYCTVRSQAADGAEVGRADFRFSGSHTRIDRTVTLRTTAKGTTAELLGCHAD
- the greA gene encoding transcription elongation factor GreA, translated to MTQTSESVTWLTQEAYNKLKVELEYLTGPARTEIAAKIAAAREEGDLRENGGYHAAKEEQGKQELRVRQLTQLLDNAKVGEAPASTDGAVAPGMVVTIAFDGDEDDTTTFLLASREYASSDIETYSPQSPLGTGVIGHKVGEDAEYELPNGKKASVRILKAEPYSG
- a CDS encoding ABC transporter permease, translated to MSAVTDAVRGPAPKPAHPLGQSVRDSLVIAKRNLIRMSRIPEMVIFGLIQPIMFVVLFTYVFGGSMKIGGSTSATAYTNFLMAGIFAQTVTFATAGAGAGIADDMHKGLIDRFRSLPMARGAVLTGRTLADLVQTALTLLVLAVVAVLVGWRVGSYGDTNAARVLAAFGLLLLLGYAFTWIGALIGLSVRTPEAATSGGLIWLFPVTFISNAFVDTSNMTPWLRHIAEWNPFSATVQACRVLFANPGQSSSDAWPMQHPVWASLIYSILIVVIFRTLAVRKYRSATA
- a CDS encoding ATP-binding cassette domain-containing protein; amino-acid sequence: MPGAIYAEGLVKTFGDVKALDGVDLDVPEGTVLGLLGPNGAGKTTTVRCLTTLLRPDRGRAVVAGLDVLKHPNEVRRSIGLSGQFAAVDEYLTGRENLQMVGRLYQMKSGAAKARAVELLEQFDLADAADRTAKTYSGGMRRRLDLAAALVVSPPVMFMDEPTTGLDPRNRQMLWEVIKRLVSGGTTLLLTTQYLEEADHLAHDIAVVDHGRVIARGTSDELKARTGGERVEVVVHERDHIATAVEVLTGFGKGETTVEQHTRKLTVPVTGGAKLLAEVIRELDTRGIEIDDIGLRRPTLDDVFLSLTGHVAEREAEENEENRRNGQTGQTERETVK
- the ilvA gene encoding threonine ammonia-lyase, with amino-acid sequence MSYRTADSLRPVTLDDVRGAQKMLSGVARTTAMEGSRHLSQLVGAPVHFKCENLQRTGSFKLRGAYVRIAGLLPEERAAGVVAASAGNHAQGVALASTVLGVRSTVFMPQGAPLPKISATREYGAEVRLHGQVVDETLAAAQEYAAATGAVFIHPFDHPDIIAGQGTVGLEILEQCPEVRTIVVGIGGGGLAAGIAVAVKALRPDVRIVGVQAAGAAAYPPSLAAGRPVAISNPVTMADGIKVGRPGDVPFSLVGDLVDEVRTVTEDELAAALLLCLERAKLVVEPAGASPVAALLSAPGAFEGPVVAVLSGGNVDPVLMERVLRHGMAAQGRYLAVRLRLTDRPGALATLLGALSVVDANVLDVSHLRTDPRLGLTEAEVELHLETKGPAHCAEVGRALRDAGYTVID